A genomic stretch from Methylophilus medardicus includes:
- the rnc gene encoding ribonuclease III — protein sequence MNALPVLQTRIGYDFTQPALLQQALTHRSFSATNNERLEFLGDSVLNFIIAHQLFNLFPHSPEGDLSRLRAKLVREASLAEIAADLHLGDALKLGEGEMKSAGWRRPSILADALEAIVGAVYLDGGFDAAQKVVSLLYRDKLHTIDPTSIDKDAKSQLQEYLQSKKMDLPEYQVISIEGEAHAQTFTVQCFIKKLMLTTTGVGTSRRVAEQQAAKLAMDEIQT from the coding sequence ATGAACGCACTTCCAGTATTACAAACCAGAATTGGCTACGATTTTACGCAGCCTGCATTGCTGCAACAGGCGCTGACACACCGCAGTTTTTCGGCGACCAATAACGAGCGACTGGAATTTTTGGGCGATAGCGTACTTAACTTTATTATCGCGCACCAACTGTTCAATTTATTTCCGCACTCACCAGAGGGCGATTTAAGTCGTTTGCGTGCGAAGTTAGTCAGAGAAGCCAGTTTGGCAGAAATTGCTGCTGATCTGCATTTGGGCGATGCGCTGAAACTTGGTGAAGGCGAGATGAAAAGCGCTGGCTGGCGCCGTCCATCTATTCTGGCCGATGCGCTAGAAGCAATTGTAGGCGCCGTCTATCTCGATGGTGGCTTTGACGCAGCACAAAAAGTCGTCTCATTGCTCTATCGCGATAAGCTACATACGATTGATCCAACGTCGATAGACAAAGACGCCAAGTCACAATTACAAGAATATCTGCAAAGCAAAAAAATGGATTTACCAGAGTATCAGGTGATTTCGATTGAAGGTGAGGCGCATGCGCAGACCTTTACTGTGCAATGCTTTATTAAAAAACTCATGTTGACCACCACCGGGGTGGGCACCAGTCGCCGTGTGGCGGAGCAACAAGCGGCCAAATTGGCCATGGATGAGATTCAAACATGA
- the era gene encoding GTPase Era: MTDHIPAADDFRCGTVAIVGRPNVGKSTLLNHILGMKLAITSRKAQTTRHRLLGIHTTDDTQFLFVDTPGFQQKHINALNKTLNKTVTQVLTEVDVVLFVIEPMKLGEADELVLKLLPKNKPVLLVVNKADLMGDKGNLLPLIQDFDLLFEFAGIIPVSAKKSLYLDELLSAIRAHLPQQPAMYAEDELTDKNERFLAAELVREKIFRLLGDEVPYSVTVEIEKFETVKNLRRIFAAIIVDKDSQKPMIIGKGGEKLKQISTEARQDMEKLFGSKVYLETWVKVKGGWADDARALKSLGF, encoded by the coding sequence ATGACAGATCATATACCCGCCGCAGACGATTTTCGTTGTGGTACCGTCGCCATCGTTGGGCGCCCAAATGTGGGTAAATCCACATTGTTAAACCATATTTTAGGCATGAAGCTGGCGATTACGTCGCGCAAAGCGCAAACGACGCGCCATCGATTGCTCGGCATTCACACCACTGACGACACCCAGTTTTTGTTTGTGGATACCCCAGGGTTTCAACAAAAACACATTAACGCGTTGAATAAAACACTCAACAAAACGGTTACCCAAGTGTTGACCGAGGTAGATGTGGTGTTATTTGTTATTGAGCCCATGAAATTAGGCGAAGCGGATGAACTGGTGCTTAAATTATTGCCTAAGAATAAACCGGTGTTATTGGTGGTGAATAAAGCAGATCTGATGGGAGATAAAGGCAATTTGCTGCCTTTGATTCAGGACTTTGATTTGCTGTTTGAGTTTGCCGGTATTATTCCAGTCAGTGCTAAAAAGAGTCTCTACTTAGATGAACTACTGTCTGCCATCCGCGCGCATTTGCCACAACAGCCAGCGATGTATGCCGAAGATGAGTTGACCGATAAAAATGAACGTTTTTTGGCAGCAGAACTGGTGCGCGAAAAGATCTTCCGCTTGTTAGGCGATGAGGTGCCGTACTCGGTGACTGTTGAAATTGAAAAATTCGAAACCGTGAAAAATCTACGCCGTATTTTTGCTGCGATTATTGTGGATAAAGATAGCCAAAAACCAATGATCATCGGCAAAGGCGGCGAGAAACTCAAGCAAATCTCAACCGAAGCCCGTCAGGACATGGAGAAGCTGTTTGGTTCTAAGGTGTATCTCGAGACCTGGGTCAAGGTTAAAGGTGGCTGGGCAGATGATGCGCGCGCATTGAAAAGTCTGGGCTTCTAA
- the lepB gene encoding signal peptidase I, translated as MYFAIFMLVILLVSGVIWLLDILVLRKQRQAGALGEVADPWYVEYSKSFFPVILLVFTVRSFVVEPFKIPSGSMMPTLLAGDYILVNKFTYGLRVPILNKVFYPVSLPQRGDVFVFHYPPDTTIDYIKRVVGLPGDKIQYRDKQLTINGKVINLDFVQPYQYALNVNDESGNARAVDVTASRLNEQLGGVKHDVLIHDIMNQYSPGSPGDRLMQGETITVPAGEYFAMGDNRDNSSDSRVWGFVAEKHLVGKAFFIWFNFDQWRRIGQSIG; from the coding sequence ATGTATTTTGCAATTTTTATGTTGGTGATTTTGCTAGTCTCGGGCGTGATCTGGCTGCTAGACATTTTGGTCTTACGCAAACAACGTCAAGCCGGTGCGCTGGGAGAAGTGGCAGATCCATGGTACGTCGAATACAGTAAAAGTTTTTTCCCAGTGATTTTGCTGGTGTTTACGGTGCGCTCTTTTGTGGTCGAGCCATTTAAGATTCCTTCTGGGTCGATGATGCCAACTTTGCTGGCGGGGGATTATATTCTGGTGAACAAGTTCACCTATGGTTTACGTGTGCCAATTTTGAACAAGGTTTTTTATCCGGTGAGTTTGCCGCAGCGTGGTGATGTGTTTGTGTTTCATTATCCGCCTGATACCACGATTGACTATATCAAACGCGTGGTTGGCTTGCCCGGCGACAAAATTCAGTATCGTGACAAGCAACTTACGATTAATGGCAAAGTCATCAATCTTGATTTTGTACAACCCTATCAATACGCGCTCAATGTGAATGATGAAAGCGGCAATGCGCGGGCGGTTGATGTGACCGCTTCACGCTTGAATGAGCAATTGGGTGGCGTCAAGCATGATGTATTGATTCATGACATCATGAATCAATATAGCCCAGGTAGCCCGGGAGATCGCCTGATGCAAGGGGAGACCATTACCGTGCCTGCTGGCGAGTACTTTGCCATGGGGGATAACCGCGACAACAGCTCTGACAGCCGCGTCTGGGGGTTTGTGGCTGAAAAACATCTGGTCGGTAAAGCGTTTTTTATCTGGTTTAATTTTGACCAATGGCGCCGGATCGGGCAAAGTATTGGTTAA
- a CDS encoding DUF4845 domain-containing protein: MTHAKRFHQYGIGLIGFLLVLTAFGILGTVALKALPAYVEYFSIQATVNRIAHDPMLQNDSQIRTAFDRQMQVDSIRDVTGRDLDIGSGSVSVRYQKKLALTDSMTLLIDFDAASKP, encoded by the coding sequence ATGACACACGCAAAGCGTTTCCACCAATATGGTATCGGTTTAATCGGCTTTTTGCTGGTGTTGACGGCATTTGGCATCTTGGGTACGGTGGCTTTAAAAGCATTACCTGCCTACGTCGAATATTTTTCAATCCAAGCAACCGTGAATCGCATAGCGCATGATCCTATGCTGCAAAACGATAGTCAGATTCGCACTGCGTTTGATCGTCAAATGCAAGTGGATAGCATTCGTGACGTCACTGGTCGCGATTTAGACATTGGGAGTGGATCGGTGTCAGTGCGTTATCAGAAAAAACTCGCGCTGACAGACAGCATGACGCTGCTGATTGACTTTGATGCCGCCAGCAAACCTTAA